The following proteins are encoded in a genomic region of Sulfurovum indicum:
- a CDS encoding hydrogenase large subunit: MKEKITIGPFHPELEESVYFKLVADENRTVTQVEIINGFIHRGMESLVTQKNFMQNLILTERVCSLCSNNHPFAYALAVEKISGVKVPPRAEALRVIADEVKRVASDLFNLAMLTHLAHHHELMKDTMDAREHMQDLKEIIWGNRMDMSANQLTGVKYDLNEEKIKLVLDTIAIVEPKVNALLERYENDESIRAKTIGVGVLPYKDALALGVTGPVARGSGINNDVRIVAPYSLYGELKPKATLRDGCDVHSRAMARFGDIVEAIRMIKEVVRNLPEGDTYVEKRPHIPAGEAVVRVEAPRGELIYYLKTDGSQKPVRMKWKVPTFTNWEALKVMILGDKVDNVTMILNSIDPCISCTER; encoded by the coding sequence ATGAAAGAAAAGATAACTATAGGACCATTTCATCCGGAACTGGAAGAGTCTGTCTATTTTAAACTTGTTGCAGATGAGAACAGAACCGTAACACAAGTAGAGATCATCAATGGATTTATTCACAGAGGTATGGAGTCTCTTGTAACACAAAAGAACTTTATGCAAAATCTTATTTTGACAGAAAGGGTCTGCTCTCTGTGTTCAAATAATCATCCCTTTGCCTATGCTCTGGCAGTGGAAAAAATTTCCGGGGTCAAAGTACCTCCACGTGCAGAAGCATTGAGAGTCATTGCCGATGAAGTAAAAAGAGTAGCCTCAGACCTCTTTAATCTTGCAATGTTGACACATTTGGCCCATCATCATGAACTGATGAAAGATACGATGGATGCCAGAGAGCATATGCAGGATCTTAAAGAGATCATCTGGGGGAACAGAATGGATATGAGCGCAAATCAACTTACCGGTGTCAAATATGATTTAAATGAGGAAAAAATTAAACTTGTTTTGGACACGATCGCCATTGTAGAGCCAAAAGTAAACGCTCTTCTGGAAAGATACGAAAATGATGAAAGCATAAGAGCCAAAACGATCGGTGTAGGTGTATTGCCCTATAAAGATGCTTTAGCACTTGGAGTAACCGGACCGGTAGCAAGAGGAAGCGGTATCAACAATGATGTACGAATCGTTGCCCCCTACTCTCTTTATGGTGAACTTAAACCGAAAGCTACTCTCAGAGACGGTTGTGATGTACACTCCAGAGCTATGGCACGGTTTGGAGATATTGTTGAGGCGATCAGAATGATAAAAGAGGTTGTAAGAAATCTTCCAGAAGGTGATACATATGTAGAGAAGAGACCGCATATTCCGGCAGGAGAAGCTGTTGTCAGAGTAGAAGCACCAAGAGGAGAGCTTATTTACTATCTCAAAACAGACGGTTCCCAAAAACCGGTAAGAATGAAATGGAAAGTCCCCACTTTTACAAACTGGGAAGCGTTAAAAGTGATGATCCTGGGTGACAAGGTAGACAATGTAACCATGATACTCAACAGTATTGACCCTTGTATATCCTGTACTGAAAGATAG
- a CDS encoding 4Fe-4S dicluster domain-containing protein, whose translation MRNNRFIYADPDKCIGCINCELACSASHMGLDIDTVYEMALGGETIAPSRNRVIKVEGKTAPMQCMQCPDAPCLEGCPVDIIRFEDNFVKYYEDDCIGCQSCDMVCPYGAVVMAANIKPDAPVSQMVALTCDLCGGENGKQACISICPTDAISLIDYKQFEQIQTLRR comes from the coding sequence ATGAGAAACAATAGATTTATATATGCTGACCCCGACAAGTGCATAGGCTGTATCAATTGTGAATTAGCCTGTTCTGCCAGCCATATGGGATTGGATATCGATACTGTTTACGAGATGGCATTAGGAGGTGAGACTATTGCACCTTCAAGAAACAGAGTGATCAAAGTAGAAGGCAAAACCGCTCCTATGCAGTGTATGCAGTGTCCTGATGCCCCCTGCCTTGAAGGGTGTCCTGTTGATATCATCAGGTTTGAAGATAACTTTGTCAAATATTATGAAGATGACTGTATCGGCTGTCAAAGCTGTGATATGGTCTGTCCCTATGGTGCAGTCGTAATGGCAGCCAACATAAAACCAGATGCTCCTGTAAGCCAGATGGTAGCACTTACATGTGACCTGTGCGGCGGTGAGAATGGGAAACAGGCCTGTATCTCCATATGCCCTACGGATGCCATAAGCTTGATTGATTACAAACAATTTGAGCAGATACAGACTTTACGAAGATAA
- the hypA gene encoding hydrogenase maturation nickel metallochaperone HypA, giving the protein MHEYSIVQSMLDLCEKHAKDRKVDKVAVKIGRMSGIEPHFLKESFDVFKEETACESATMEIDIIDITIVCKDCGKEAVIDSFNFFCPHCKGGNTEVLTGQEMHIDYIELKEEK; this is encoded by the coding sequence ATGCATGAGTACTCTATTGTCCAATCGATGCTTGACCTTTGCGAGAAACATGCAAAGGACAGGAAGGTCGACAAGGTGGCTGTAAAGATCGGCAGGATGAGCGGCATAGAACCCCATTTCCTCAAAGAGAGTTTTGATGTATTCAAAGAAGAGACTGCCTGTGAAAGCGCAACGATGGAGATAGACATAATCGATATAACCATCGTTTGTAAAGATTGTGGGAAAGAAGCCGTCATTGACAGTTTTAACTTTTTCTGTCCTCATTGCAAGGGAGGGAATACAGAAGTTTTAACGGGGCAGGAGATGCATATAGACTATATAGAACTGAAGGAAGAAAAATGA
- a CDS encoding glutamate synthase subunit beta, with protein sequence MNKKKQYLKIKKETPRKREAEQRVVDFYPTYHLFSKEEADTQSLRCIKCPVDLLKGLESEFSFCRTGCPLENKIPIWIEKVKEGDIKGAFEASNEISPFPEILGMVCPHDVLCQGGCTIAKTESGSVSIGAIEVYLNEQAFKMGLKPDYGQNRQKSGKRVAVIGSGPAGMSCATFLLRGGVEVDMFEKSDRPGGLLTYGIPNFKIKKDVILRRFNWMQEAGMNLHLNSDIQSSEQLKRMLDDYDAIFVGIGAPSSRGARMKNEDAHGVYHVMDILKHAQKRVFEDFYESILENKHVVVIGGGDSAMDAVRTSVRMKAKSVRCAYRRDEANMPGSVKEVINAKEEGVIFEFYTAPKEVIIDKGRHVKGLLCQRTQLGKPDESGRRKLEVIENSEFTLECDVIILALGFDNVEFPWYDDAQINTGKWGDIIVDDEKRTSNARIYAGGDAVRGADLAVTAAADGRKAALAMLKKFNINL encoded by the coding sequence ATGAATAAGAAAAAGCAGTATCTAAAAATTAAAAAAGAGACTCCTCGGAAGAGAGAAGCTGAACAAAGGGTAGTTGATTTCTATCCGACATACCATCTATTTAGCAAAGAGGAGGCAGATACACAGTCACTAAGATGTATTAAGTGTCCTGTTGATCTGCTGAAAGGACTGGAGAGTGAGTTCAGCTTTTGCAGAACAGGCTGTCCATTGGAAAATAAAATTCCCATCTGGATAGAAAAAGTAAAAGAGGGAGACATAAAAGGGGCATTTGAAGCAAGCAATGAAATTTCTCCTTTCCCTGAAATTCTTGGAATGGTCTGTCCCCATGATGTACTTTGTCAAGGTGGATGTACCATAGCTAAAACAGAGAGCGGAAGTGTCTCTATCGGAGCCATAGAAGTCTATCTGAATGAACAGGCTTTTAAGATGGGACTTAAGCCTGACTATGGACAGAACAGACAGAAAAGCGGGAAAAGAGTTGCTGTTATCGGAAGCGGACCTGCAGGTATGAGTTGTGCAACCTTTCTGCTTAGAGGCGGTGTTGAAGTAGATATGTTCGAAAAATCTGATAGACCTGGAGGCCTTCTTACTTATGGTATTCCAAACTTTAAAATCAAAAAAGATGTGATCTTAAGACGATTTAATTGGATGCAGGAAGCTGGTATGAACCTCCATTTAAACAGCGATATACAAAGCTCCGAACAACTTAAAAGAATGTTGGATGACTACGATGCTATTTTTGTAGGTATCGGTGCACCGAGCAGCAGAGGTGCCAGAATGAAAAATGAAGATGCACACGGTGTGTATCATGTTATGGATATCTTGAAACATGCGCAGAAAAGAGTCTTTGAAGACTTCTATGAAAGCATTTTGGAAAATAAGCATGTGGTAGTTATCGGAGGTGGTGACTCTGCTATGGATGCTGTAAGAACTTCCGTAAGAATGAAAGCAAAATCGGTTCGATGTGCCTACAGAAGGGACGAAGCAAATATGCCCGGTTCTGTCAAAGAGGTCATTAATGCCAAAGAAGAGGGGGTGATTTTTGAATTTTATACTGCTCCCAAAGAGGTCATTATTGATAAAGGCAGACATGTAAAAGGTTTGCTCTGCCAAAGAACTCAACTGGGAAAACCCGATGAAAGCGGGAGAAGAAAACTTGAAGTTATAGAAAATAGTGAGTTTACATTGGAGTGTGATGTAATTATATTGGCACTTGGTTTTGATAATGTAGAGTTTCCATGGTATGATGATGCACAGATCAATACCGGCAAATGGGGAGATATCATTGTAGATGATGAAAAAAGAACTTCAAATGCAAGAATTTATGCAGGAGGAGATGCGGTCAGAGGTGCAGATCTTGCGGTAACTGCTGCAGCAGATGGCAGAAAAGCCGCACTTGCTATGCTGAAAAAGTTCAATATCAATCTATAA
- a CDS encoding TetR/AcrR family transcriptional regulator → MRNKFKKKNTIILSALKLFSKKGFYNTTISEISKNMGVSVGNIYNYFPSKNSLAKASITFVAKKLATNLRYINNQNISSQEKVYMFVISYLNFLKEHPEMIDYFFRVYLSNREVFCKEEDCGFQLAKDFIDEIEILIDTGTENGEFKKQNFYVGFSCITGILGGITFLNGEKVLEDDLNIYARDLSTAICKALS, encoded by the coding sequence ATGAGAAATAAATTCAAAAAAAAGAATACGATAATCCTGTCGGCATTAAAACTTTTTTCAAAAAAAGGTTTTTACAATACTACGATATCAGAAATTTCAAAAAACATGGGAGTCAGTGTAGGAAATATTTATAACTATTTTCCATCAAAGAACTCTTTGGCAAAAGCATCAATAACATTTGTTGCAAAAAAACTGGCTACTAATTTAAGATATATAAACAATCAAAATATATCTTCCCAAGAGAAGGTATATATGTTTGTCATAAGTTACCTGAACTTTTTAAAAGAACACCCTGAAATGATAGATTATTTTTTCAGGGTCTACTTATCCAACAGAGAGGTTTTTTGTAAAGAAGAAGACTGCGGGTTCCAACTCGCAAAAGACTTTATTGATGAAATTGAAATACTTATAGACACGGGAACAGAAAACGGTGAATTCAAAAAACAGAATTTCTATGTCGGTTTTTCCTGTATTACCGGAATACTTGGAGGCATAACATTTTTAAATGGTGAAAAAGTTCTGGAAGATGACTTAAATATTTATGCCCGGGATCTGTCAACTGCTATTTGTAAGGCTTTATCATAA
- the nrdD gene encoding anaerobic ribonucleoside-triphosphate reductase — MEYAYSTLEKKRIFIQEMYDRGLYPYTARYLPGFNNHFSTIGVNGMNEMIRNFTNDRHTITDAFGKEMALRILDFMRDQLKDFQERSGNLYNLEATPAEGTTYRFAREDIKRYPDIIQAGTSENNYYTNSSQIPVFYTDDPFEALMLQDDLQCKYTGGTVMHLYMREKLSSPEAARKLVKNVISNFRLPYITLTPTFSICEKHGYLSGEYEYCPKCDAEILQKAS, encoded by the coding sequence ATGGAGTATGCCTACTCGACACTTGAGAAGAAAAGGATCTTCATTCAGGAGATGTATGACAGGGGACTTTACCCCTATACGGCAAGGTATCTTCCCGGGTTTAACAACCACTTCTCTACTATCGGTGTCAACGGGATGAATGAGATGATACGGAACTTCACCAATGACAGGCATACGATCACAGATGCATTTGGAAAAGAGATGGCACTGAGGATCCTGGATTTCATGCGGGATCAGCTCAAAGATTTCCAGGAGCGTTCAGGAAACCTCTATAACCTGGAAGCAACCCCTGCAGAGGGAACTACGTACCGTTTTGCCAGAGAAGATATCAAGAGGTATCCGGATATCATTCAGGCAGGGACCAGTGAGAACAACTACTATACCAACTCCTCTCAGATCCCTGTCTTTTACACCGATGATCCGTTTGAAGCATTGATGCTGCAGGATGATCTGCAGTGCAAGTATACAGGAGGAACAGTCATGCACCTCTATATGAGAGAGAAGCTAAGCTCTCCGGAAGCAGCCAGAAAACTGGTGAAAAATGTCATCAGCAACTTCAGGCTTCCCTATATCACTCTGACACCGACATTTTCCATCTGTGAAAAGCATGGTTATCTCTCGGGTGAGTATGAATACTGCCCCAAATGTGATGCAGAGATCCTGCAAAAGGCAAGTTGA
- the nrdD gene encoding anaerobic ribonucleoside-triphosphate reductase gives MNQNKVLEKYKAERTKCIVYTRVMGYHRPVESFNTGKKGEHRERKFFLEKASQTNAA, from the coding sequence ATGAATCAAAATAAAGTGCTTGAAAAATATAAAGCAGAGCGAACAAAATGTATAGTGTATACAAGAGTAATGGGTTACCACAGACCGGTTGAGAGTTTCAATACAGGTAAAAAAGGTGAGCACAGGGAGAGAAAGTTCTTTCTTGAAAAGGCATCACAGACCAATGCAGCATAA
- a CDS encoding anaerobic ribonucleoside-triphosphate reductase activating protein, whose product MQHKPLYDITPFTLLDYPDHLAAIFWFARCNMRCVYCYNRDIVFGEGERSEEEAIAFLESRTGLLEAVVLSGGEATLYEDLPAFCKKIRQLKFKIKLDTNGLNPEMIRRLVEENLVDYIALDYKAPKERYYTVTKDKHFDRFSKTLNFLISQAFPFEVRTTVHNDLLGVEEINRIIRDLVKRGYTGTYYLQPFVFSEHTIGKVKPEQSSFDQSLLSSDLKVVWR is encoded by the coding sequence ATGCAGCATAAGCCTCTGTATGATATTACTCCCTTCACGCTTCTGGATTATCCTGACCATCTGGCAGCCATTTTCTGGTTTGCCCGGTGCAATATGCGCTGTGTCTATTGCTACAACCGGGATATTGTCTTTGGAGAAGGAGAGAGAAGCGAGGAGGAAGCAATAGCATTCTTAGAGAGCAGAACAGGCCTTCTTGAAGCGGTTGTTCTTTCCGGAGGAGAAGCCACACTCTATGAGGATCTGCCGGCATTCTGTAAAAAAATCAGGCAGTTAAAATTCAAGATTAAACTGGATACCAACGGTCTGAACCCGGAAATGATCCGCAGACTGGTTGAAGAGAATCTGGTTGACTATATCGCTCTTGATTACAAAGCACCCAAAGAGAGATATTACACTGTTACAAAAGATAAACATTTTGACCGTTTCTCAAAAACATTGAACTTCCTTATCAGTCAGGCATTCCCTTTTGAGGTAAGAACAACGGTGCATAATGATCTCTTAGGCGTGGAAGAGATCAACCGTATTATCAGAGATCTTGTAAAACGAGGCTATACCGGTACCTATTATCTGCAACCGTTTGTTTTTTCAGAGCATACAATAGGAAAGGTCAAGCCGGAACAAAGCTCTTTTGACCAATCACTGCTCTCTTCTGACCTGAAAGTGGTTTGGAGATGA
- a CDS encoding type I glyceraldehyde-3-phosphate dehydrogenase: MNKKRIRVFINGFGRIGRSTARIILKESSFELVGINDLYSYEQMAYLLKYDSLYPALPYSIKTEGDVLFIDERKVQLFSESNPEKMDLGALDVDVVLQCSGMFLTVEANLPLIRNGAKRVLVSAPASDSMPTYIYGVNHETFEGEYIVSNSSCSANAIVPIFKIVDKYFGIQGAIMNMYHSYTSYQNLLDNSHYSMDIRRTRSATQNTIPLISSAAEATACFFPHLKGRMSAKSIRVPIPAATLYDLTVKLNGRYTKEEVNFRFEEEVRSIYADILDITNTPGGADNYIQNPYSAVINLPFTDVAGENLLRISAWQDNEYGYAKRVVDMAKIIGLFS, from the coding sequence ATGAATAAGAAGCGTATACGTGTTTTTATCAATGGGTTTGGAAGAATAGGGAGAAGCACAGCACGTATTATACTTAAAGAGAGCAGTTTTGAGTTGGTTGGCATCAATGATCTCTACAGCTATGAACAGATGGCATATCTTTTAAAGTATGATTCTCTTTATCCTGCATTACCCTATAGTATAAAAACAGAAGGTGATGTACTTTTTATTGATGAAAGAAAAGTGCAGCTTTTTTCCGAATCAAATCCGGAAAAGATGGATCTGGGAGCACTTGATGTGGATGTTGTGCTGCAGTGCAGCGGGATGTTCCTGACGGTAGAGGCTAATTTGCCTTTGATAAGGAATGGGGCAAAAAGGGTGCTTGTTTCCGCTCCTGCATCAGACTCGATGCCTACATATATCTATGGTGTGAATCATGAGACTTTTGAAGGAGAATATATTGTCTCAAACTCAAGCTGCTCTGCCAATGCGATTGTTCCAATATTTAAAATAGTAGATAAATATTTTGGGATACAGGGAGCGATAATGAACATGTATCACAGCTATACAAGCTACCAAAATCTACTTGACAACAGCCATTATTCCATGGATATACGCAGAACAAGATCTGCCACACAAAATACTATTCCTCTTATAAGTAGTGCTGCTGAGGCAACAGCTTGTTTTTTCCCTCACTTAAAGGGTAGAATGTCTGCTAAAAGTATACGGGTCCCCATACCTGCTGCGACACTTTATGATCTGACTGTCAAACTGAATGGGCGCTATACAAAAGAAGAGGTCAATTTTCGTTTTGAGGAGGAGGTAAGATCGATATATGCAGATATACTCGATATAACAAATACACCGGGCGGGGCAGATAACTACATACAAAATCCGTACAGTGCAGTTATCAATCTTCCTTTCACAGATGTAGCGGGGGAAAACCTTCTTAGAATATCGGCTTGGCAGGATAATGAATATGGATATGCCAAAAGAGTGGTTGATATGGCAAAGATCATAGGACTCTTTTCATAA
- the nrfD gene encoding NrfD/PsrC family molybdoenzyme membrane anchor subunit, translated as MSIKEFVASIPVNKVGFKDIFGYEKTPRNLILTVLTFGLLAMFAAGVGLYLLHGHHAYNVTREHPWGLLLAAYIFFVVSSTGLCIIGSLGDVFGFKDYELISKRAIFGSIVTILSGFAVILFEIGHPVTMVIYNVLTPGLTSAIWWMGTLYGLYLTFMIIEFVFLLKGDAKFAKYFGLVGLIIGLAAHSNLGAVFGFLNARPISNGVYFPMYFILTAFITGVFIAYLFMGFRYKLKFPERVKKMLTNLGKIQIFLLSFLAFFMTWKMLTDLYGGMPNRADVAHHILGSWTFWAEVILVIVIPLLVLLKDMGRSHVAMFYASFSGMAGIAFMRYNLIHDTQVKPLQMLKVYEYQLPPTWIHYSPSAAEWMISLGGIGLCITLYYLGTKFFNLDADEGHAEQKA; from the coding sequence ATGAGTATAAAAGAGTTTGTAGCCTCTATTCCCGTGAATAAGGTTGGATTTAAAGATATTTTCGGATATGAGAAAACACCAAGAAACCTGATATTGACAGTGTTGACATTTGGACTTCTGGCAATGTTTGCCGCCGGTGTCGGATTGTATTTACTGCATGGTCACCATGCCTACAATGTAACAAGAGAACATCCTTGGGGACTTCTTCTTGCTGCGTATATTTTCTTTGTCGTCTCTTCAACAGGGCTGTGTATTATTGGGTCACTGGGAGATGTGTTTGGTTTTAAAGATTATGAGTTGATCTCAAAAAGAGCAATTTTTGGCTCAATTGTGACGATCCTGTCCGGTTTTGCAGTTATCTTGTTTGAAATCGGTCACCCGGTCACCATGGTGATATACAATGTATTGACTCCAGGCTTAACTTCAGCGATCTGGTGGATGGGTACACTTTATGGTCTCTATTTGACATTTATGATTATTGAGTTTGTATTCTTATTAAAAGGAGATGCAAAGTTTGCGAAGTATTTTGGTTTGGTAGGATTGATCATAGGTCTTGCTGCCCACTCCAACCTGGGTGCAGTATTTGGATTCCTGAATGCAAGACCTATCTCTAACGGAGTCTATTTTCCAATGTATTTCATTTTGACAGCATTTATTACAGGTGTATTCATCGCGTATCTGTTCATGGGTTTCAGATATAAACTGAAGTTCCCTGAAAGAGTGAAAAAAATGTTGACGAATTTGGGCAAGATCCAGATATTTCTTTTATCATTTCTTGCTTTCTTTATGACTTGGAAAATGTTGACAGATCTATATGGCGGTATGCCGAACAGAGCAGATGTCGCGCATCATATTCTGGGATCTTGGACATTCTGGGCAGAAGTAATTCTTGTAATCGTGATACCGCTGCTGGTGTTGCTTAAAGATATGGGTCGTTCACATGTTGCCATGTTCTATGCATCATTTTCGGGTATGGCCGGTATTGCATTTATGAGATATAATCTTATTCATGATACGCAGGTTAAACCGCTGCAAATGTTAAAAGTCTATGAGTACCAACTTCCTCCTACATGGATACACTACTCACCATCTGCTGCAGAGTGGATGATTTCACTTGGTGGAATAGGGCTATGTATTACACTCTATTACCTGGGAACAAAATTCTTTAACCTTGATGCAGATGAAGGTCATGCAGAACAAAAAGCTTAG
- a CDS encoding 4Fe-4S dicluster domain-containing protein, whose protein sequence is MARYGMALDYKNCIDCKACESACKEENGVLLGADKHRIWVGTKEVEGEFPFLSISSSGFVPSQCQHCEAAPCQEVCPTNATYYDENGVVRVDADKCILCTYCMNACPYDARYVDDRTMTVDKCNFCSDTRLARGETTTACQNTCPTKVRTFGDLDDPYSEISELLRRRDHYSLKAHLGTKPKLFYLT, encoded by the coding sequence ATGGCTAGATATGGAATGGCATTAGATTATAAAAACTGTATTGACTGTAAAGCATGTGAAAGTGCTTGTAAAGAAGAAAATGGTGTACTGTTGGGTGCAGATAAGCACAGAATATGGGTAGGTACCAAAGAGGTTGAGGGTGAGTTCCCGTTCTTGAGCATATCAAGCAGCGGATTTGTACCGAGCCAGTGTCAGCACTGCGAAGCGGCACCTTGTCAGGAAGTTTGTCCTACCAATGCGACCTATTATGATGAGAATGGTGTGGTCAGAGTTGATGCTGATAAATGTATTCTTTGTACCTACTGTATGAATGCATGTCCTTATGATGCACGTTATGTGGATGACAGAACGATGACAGTCGATAAATGTAACTTCTGTTCAGATACCAGACTGGCAAGAGGAGAAACAACAACTGCATGTCAGAATACTTGTCCGACCAAAGTAAGAACTTTTGGTGATCTGGATGATCCGTACAGTGAAATCAGTGAATTGCTTAGAAGAAGAGATCACTATTCTCTCAAAGCCCACCTCGGTACTAAACCAAAACTGTTCTACCTAACATAA